Proteins from one Streptomyces genisteinicus genomic window:
- a CDS encoding cobalt-precorrin-6A reductase: MPTHVLILGGTTEGRLTAELLHARGARVTSSLAGRVAAPRMPPGEVRIGGFGGAGGLERWLREHAVDAVIDATHPFAGTISFHAAEAAAGAHVPLLALRRPGWTPVPGDDWHPVGSLEEAAGAARALGRRVFLTTGRMGLASFAHIDDVWFLVRSVDAPDGPCPPHAEVLLDRGPFTLDGERGLLRRHRIDVLVTKDSGGAATAPKLTAARESGIPVVLVRRPPVPPGVAVAAGPEEAAAWTDTLGGAAPR, encoded by the coding sequence ATGCCGACGCACGTACTCATCCTCGGCGGGACGACCGAGGGCCGCCTGACGGCGGAGCTGCTGCACGCCCGGGGCGCGCGGGTCACCAGCAGCCTCGCCGGGCGGGTCGCCGCTCCCCGCATGCCGCCCGGCGAGGTCCGGATCGGCGGCTTCGGCGGCGCCGGGGGCCTGGAGCGCTGGTTGCGCGAGCACGCGGTGGACGCGGTCATCGACGCCACCCATCCTTTCGCCGGGACGATCAGTTTCCATGCGGCCGAAGCCGCCGCCGGGGCCCATGTTCCCCTGCTGGCCCTGCGCCGCCCGGGGTGGACGCCGGTACCGGGTGACGACTGGCACCCGGTCGGCTCCCTGGAGGAGGCGGCCGGGGCCGCCAGGGCGCTGGGCCGGCGGGTGTTCCTGACCACGGGGCGCATGGGCCTCGCCTCGTTCGCGCACATCGACGACGTCTGGTTCCTGGTCCGTTCGGTCGACGCGCCGGACGGGCCGTGCCCGCCGCACGCCGAGGTGCTGCTCGACCGGGGCCCGTTCACCCTCGACGGGGAACGCGGCCTGCTGCGGCGGCACCGCATCGACGTGCTCGTCACGAAGGACAGCGGCGGCGCGGCGACCGCGCCGAAGCTGACCGCGGCCCGGGAGTCGGGCATCCCCGTCGTCCTGGTCCGCCGGCCGCCGGTGCCGCCGGGCGTGGCGGTGGCGGCCGGCCCCGAGGAGGCGGCCGCCTGGACGGACACCCTGGGGGGCGCCGCCCCGCGGTGA
- a CDS encoding precorrin-2 C(20)-methyltransferase — protein sequence MSEHTAPAGRTTPGAQPAPGEHPAPAAPAPAAPTPTGRLYGVGLGPGDPELMTLRAARIIAEADVIAYHCARHGRSIARSIAAPHLRPEHIEERLMYPITVETTDHPGGYRGALDDFYEEAAARLAAHLDAGRTVAVLAEGDPFFYGSYQHMHKRLAHRYPTEVVPGVTSISAAAARLGTPLCEAEEVLTVIPGTLPEDELAARLAATDSAVVMKLGRTFPAVRRAMETSGRLDEARYVERATMSGERTGRLADIDPESVPYFSVAVVPSRTATPPPAPEGGEVVVVGTGPAGPLWLTPETRRALADADELVGYTTYLDRVPHRPGQIRHGSDNKVESERAEFALDLARRGRRVAVVSGGDPGVFAMATAVLEVASQAAYADVPVRVLPGVTAANAAAAKAGAPLGHDYAVLSLSDRLKPWEVIAERLHAAAAADLVLALYNPGSRSRTWQVGKARELLLEHRAPDTPVVLGRDVGGPQESVRIVRLGELDPAQVDMRTILLVGSSQTRAVRRGDGHEIVWTPRRYPE from the coding sequence ATGAGCGAGCACACCGCCCCGGCCGGGCGGACCACCCCGGGCGCACAGCCCGCTCCCGGCGAGCACCCCGCACCGGCCGCGCCCGCACCGGCCGCGCCCACCCCCACCGGCCGGCTGTACGGCGTCGGGCTCGGCCCCGGCGACCCGGAGCTGATGACCCTGCGCGCCGCGCGGATCATCGCCGAGGCCGACGTCATCGCGTACCACTGCGCCCGCCACGGACGCTCCATCGCCCGCTCGATCGCCGCCCCGCACCTGCGCCCCGAGCACATCGAGGAGCGCCTGATGTACCCGATCACGGTCGAGACCACCGACCACCCGGGCGGCTACCGGGGTGCGCTCGACGACTTCTACGAGGAGGCCGCCGCCCGTCTCGCAGCGCACCTCGACGCCGGGCGCACCGTCGCCGTGCTCGCCGAGGGCGACCCGTTCTTCTACGGCTCGTACCAGCACATGCACAAGCGGCTGGCCCACCGCTACCCGACCGAGGTGGTCCCCGGCGTCACGTCGATCAGCGCCGCCGCCGCCCGGCTCGGCACCCCGCTGTGCGAGGCGGAGGAAGTCCTCACCGTCATCCCCGGCACCCTGCCCGAGGACGAGCTCGCGGCCCGGCTCGCCGCGACCGACTCGGCCGTCGTGATGAAGCTCGGCCGCACCTTCCCCGCGGTGCGCCGCGCCATGGAGACCTCCGGCCGTCTGGACGAGGCCCGTTACGTCGAGCGCGCCACCATGAGCGGCGAGCGCACGGGACGCCTCGCGGACATCGACCCGGAGTCCGTGCCGTACTTCTCGGTCGCCGTCGTCCCCAGCCGGACCGCCACCCCGCCCCCCGCCCCGGAGGGCGGCGAGGTCGTGGTCGTCGGCACCGGACCGGCGGGCCCGCTGTGGCTCACGCCGGAGACCCGGCGGGCGCTGGCCGACGCGGACGAACTCGTCGGCTACACCACCTATCTGGACCGGGTGCCGCACCGGCCCGGCCAGATCCGGCACGGCTCGGACAACAAGGTCGAGTCCGAGCGCGCCGAGTTCGCCCTCGACCTCGCCCGCCGCGGACGGCGCGTCGCCGTCGTCTCCGGCGGCGACCCCGGTGTCTTCGCCATGGCCACCGCCGTCCTCGAGGTCGCCTCGCAGGCGGCGTACGCGGACGTGCCGGTCCGTGTGCTGCCGGGCGTCACCGCGGCCAACGCGGCCGCGGCGAAGGCCGGTGCGCCGCTCGGCCACGACTACGCCGTGCTCTCGCTCTCCGACCGGCTCAAGCCGTGGGAGGTGATCGCCGAACGGCTGCACGCGGCGGCCGCCGCCGACCTCGTCCTCGCGCTCTACAACCCCGGTTCGCGCAGCCGCACCTGGCAGGTGGGCAAGGCCCGCGAACTCCTCCTGGAGCACCGGGCCCCGGACACACCCGTGGTCCTCGGCCGGGACGTCGGCGGGCCGCAGGAGAGCGTACGGATCGTGCGCCTCGGCGAACTCGACCCGGCCCAGGTCGACATGCGCACCATCCTGCTGGTCGGCTCCTCGCAGACCCGCGCGGTCCGCCGCGGCGACGGCCACGAGATCGTGTGGACGCCGCGCCGCTACCCCGAGTAG
- a CDS encoding precorrin-8X methylmutase: MSESTVFDYEKDGAEIYRQSFATIRAEADLAGLPAEVSQVAVRMIHACGMVDLVRDLAYSPGVVLRAREALRAGAPVLCDAQMVASGITRKRLPAGNDVICTLSDPSVPALAQKLGTTRSAAALDLWHDRLEGSVVAVGNAPTALFRLLEMIAEGAPRPAAVIGAPVGFIGAAESKDALAASPLGLEHLVVRGRRGGSAMAAAAVNAIASESE, from the coding sequence GTGAGCGAGAGCACAGTGTTCGACTACGAGAAGGACGGCGCGGAGATCTACCGCCAGTCCTTTGCCACGATCCGGGCCGAGGCGGACCTCGCGGGGCTGCCCGCCGAGGTGTCGCAGGTCGCGGTCCGCATGATCCACGCCTGCGGGATGGTCGACCTCGTCCGCGACCTCGCGTACAGCCCCGGGGTCGTGCTCCGCGCCCGCGAGGCGCTGCGCGCCGGCGCCCCCGTGCTGTGCGACGCGCAGATGGTCGCCAGCGGCATCACCCGCAAGCGGCTGCCCGCCGGCAACGACGTGATCTGCACGCTCTCCGACCCGTCGGTGCCCGCCCTCGCGCAGAAGCTGGGCACCACCCGTTCCGCCGCCGCGCTCGACCTCTGGCACGACCGGCTCGAAGGCTCCGTCGTCGCCGTCGGCAACGCGCCCACCGCGCTGTTCCGGCTGCTGGAGATGATCGCGGAGGGCGCCCCGCGTCCCGCCGCCGTCATCGGGGCGCCCGTCGGCTTCATCGGAGCCGCCGAGTCCAAGGACGCGCTCGCCGCCTCCCCGCTCGGCCTGGAGCACCTGGTGGTCCGCGGCCGTCGCGGCGGCAGCGCCATGGCCGCCGCCGCCGTCAACGCGATCGCGAGCGAGTCGGAATGA
- a CDS encoding cobalamin biosynthesis protein CobG — protein MPATPANRPDRDESPVRDRGDACPGALRLHTADDGALARVRVPAGLLSARQAHALADAADRLGDGALDITSRGNLQLRGLDAARARELADLLDAADLLPAPAHERVRNVVASPLSGLDGHGHLDVQPLVRELDALLCTGARAAALSGRFLFALDDGRGDMAELNPDVMLIAEPPARTAGGAGAPAATTTATATVTAPGTATVTAGTAADGEGAAGAGVPVAGPPGAAAGIAPGSSGAAWNSGLRVRVAAGDARVLVRPEDGPRMLMLAAEAFLDAADACGTRPWRIRELPPQYALSTPGLLRRAAAAGVAAEPVWSAEPAEPVWSAEPAQSTEPAEPAEPARPAPPAPGAHARDGVETAVCAGVVLGRMSAAQVRSLARVAERHGTGELRVTPWRSVVLPGVAAALLPELAAAGLVTGAGSPWHGVSACTGRPGCGKALADVRADAAALADVRADAAALAAAGAGGIPVHWSGCGRRCGHPHGGHVDLVATGEGRYTLAVVPAPGALPAETPAPGAAAAPDPPVRHDPAVRHDLHVPELAGALAAARGGRPLHHRPATTK, from the coding sequence ATGCCTGCGACCCCCGCCAACCGCCCGGACCGGGACGAATCCCCCGTCCGGGACCGCGGCGACGCCTGCCCCGGCGCGCTGCGGCTGCACACCGCGGACGACGGTGCGCTGGCGCGTGTCCGCGTCCCGGCGGGGCTGCTCTCCGCGCGCCAGGCGCACGCCCTCGCGGACGCCGCCGACCGCCTCGGCGACGGCGCCCTCGACATCACCTCGCGCGGCAACCTCCAGCTCCGCGGCCTCGACGCCGCGCGCGCACGGGAGTTGGCGGACCTTCTCGACGCCGCGGACCTGCTTCCGGCGCCCGCCCACGAACGGGTGCGCAACGTGGTCGCCTCTCCGCTGTCCGGCCTCGACGGGCACGGACACCTCGATGTGCAGCCGCTCGTACGGGAGCTGGACGCCCTGCTGTGCACCGGCGCACGCGCTGCCGCGCTCTCCGGCCGGTTCCTGTTCGCCCTCGACGACGGGCGCGGGGACATGGCGGAGCTCAACCCCGATGTGATGTTGATCGCAGAGCCGCCCGCGAGGACGGCGGGCGGCGCGGGAGCGCCGGCCGCCACCACGACGGCGACGGCGACCGTGACGGCGCCGGGGACAGCGACCGTGACGGCGGGGACGGCGGCGGACGGGGAGGGGGCGGCCGGCGCCGGAGTGCCGGTCGCGGGCCCGCCGGGTGCCGCAGCCGGAATCGCCCCCGGTTCGTCCGGCGCCGCCTGGAACAGCGGCCTCCGGGTACGCGTCGCCGCGGGTGACGCGCGGGTCCTGGTCCGCCCGGAGGACGGGCCGCGCATGCTGATGCTGGCGGCGGAGGCCTTCCTCGACGCCGCCGACGCCTGCGGCACCCGCCCCTGGCGCATCCGCGAACTCCCCCCGCAATACGCCCTGTCCACCCCCGGCCTGCTGCGCCGGGCCGCCGCCGCGGGGGTGGCCGCCGAGCCCGTGTGGTCAGCCGAGCCCGCGGAGCCCGTGTGGTCCGCTGAGCCCGCACAGTCCACAGAGCCCGCGGAGCCCGCTGAGCCCGCGCGGCCCGCGCCCCCCGCACCCGGGGCGCACGCCCGGGACGGGGTGGAGACGGCGGTATGCGCCGGGGTGGTGCTCGGGCGGATGAGCGCCGCGCAGGTGCGGAGCCTCGCGCGGGTCGCGGAGCGGCACGGGACGGGGGAACTGCGCGTCACCCCCTGGCGTTCCGTGGTGCTCCCGGGCGTCGCGGCCGCCCTCCTGCCCGAGCTCGCCGCCGCCGGCCTCGTGACCGGCGCCGGATCCCCGTGGCACGGCGTCAGCGCCTGCACCGGACGCCCCGGCTGCGGGAAGGCGCTCGCCGACGTACGCGCCGACGCCGCCGCGCTCGCCGACGTACGCGCCGACGCCGCCGCGCTCGCCGCCGCCGGCGCGGGCGGGATTCCCGTGCACTGGTCCGGCTGCGGACGACGCTGCGGACACCCGCACGGCGGCCATGTCGACCTCGTCGCGACGGGCGAGGGGCGCTACACCCTCGCCGTGGTCCCCGCGCCCGGCGCCCTCCCCGCAGAGACTCCCGCGCCCGGCGCCGCCGCCGCGCCGGACCCTCCCGTACGCCACGACCCTGCCGTACGCCACGACCTGCACGTCCCCGAACTCGCCGGCGCCCTCGCTGCGGCGCGCGGCGGGCGGCCCCTCCACCACCGACCCGCTACGACGAAGTGA
- the cobN gene encoding cobaltochelatase subunit CobN produces the protein MQLSSGSHTSEARVLLLSTSDTDLLSARAAEGPVAYRFANPSRLLVDDLPGLLDGTDLVVVRLLGGLRAWQDGIDVLLDQDRPVVVLSGEQAPDAQLMEASTVPIGIAAEAHAYLAHGGPGNLEQLARFLSDTVLLTGHGFEPPAAAPSWGRLGRTAAPAADGPLIAVLYYRAHHMSGNTAFVDTLCSAIESAGGRALPLYVASLRVPEPELLEQLAAADALVTTVLAAGGTRPADASAGGDDESWDAGALAALDVPILQALCLTGSRASWEENDEGLSPLDAATQVAVPEFDGRLITVPFSFKEIDEDGLPAYVADEERAARVAGIAVRHARLRHVPNAEKRVALVLSAYPTKHSRIGNAVGLDTPASAVALLRRLRSEGYDFGPEAGIPGLVSGDGDELIRALIEAGGHDQEWLTEEQLARNPVRIPAADYRRWYAQLPAGLREAVEEHWGPAPGEMFLDRSRNPEGDIVLAALRRGNLLVLIQPPRGFGENPIAIYHDPDLPPSHHYLAAYRWIAASADDGGFGADAMIHLGKHGNLEWLPGKNAGLSAACAPDAALGDLPLVYPFLVNDPGEGTQAKRRVHATLVDHLVPPMARAESYGDIARLEQLLDEYAQISSMDPAKLPAIRAQIWTLIQAAKLDHDLGMADRPDDDGFDDFLLHVDGWLCEVKDAQIRDGLHVLGGAPTGPERVNLVLSILRARQIWGGTTALPGLREALGLDESKATRTAADTVEQQARELVEAMEAAGWDPAAVPDSHGDDVAAVLRFAALEVVPRLARTTDEIDHAVHALDGGFVPAGPSGSPLRGLVNVLPTGRNFYSVDPKAVPSRLAWETGQALADSLLERYRADNGEWPTSVGLSLWGTSAMRTAGDDIAEALALLGVRPVWDDASRRVTGVEPVPLAELGRPRIDVTLRISGFFRDAFPHTIGLLDDAVRLVASLDEAAEQNLVRAHAQADLAAHGDERRATTRIFGSRPGTYGAGLLQLIDSRDWRTDADLAEVYTVWGGYAYGRGLDGRAAREEMESAYKRIAVAAKNTDTREHDIADSDDYFQYHGGMVATVRALRGTAPEAYIGDSTRPETVRTRTLVEETSRVFRARVVNPRWIEAMRRHGYKGAFELAATVDYLFGYDATTGVIADWMYDKLTETYVLDPVNRAFLQEANPWALHGIAERLLEAESRGMWEKPDPQILAALRQAYLETEGDLEEGE, from the coding sequence ATGCAGCTCTCATCCGGGTCGCACACCTCCGAGGCCCGCGTCCTGCTCCTGTCGACGTCCGACACCGACCTGCTCAGCGCGCGTGCGGCCGAAGGCCCCGTCGCCTACCGCTTCGCGAACCCCTCCCGGCTCCTGGTCGACGACCTGCCGGGGCTGCTGGACGGCACCGACCTGGTGGTCGTGCGTCTGCTCGGCGGACTGCGCGCCTGGCAGGACGGGATCGACGTGCTCCTCGACCAGGACCGGCCGGTCGTGGTGCTCAGCGGTGAACAGGCCCCGGACGCGCAGCTGATGGAGGCCTCCACGGTGCCCATCGGCATCGCGGCCGAGGCCCACGCGTACCTCGCGCACGGCGGCCCCGGGAACCTGGAGCAGCTGGCCCGCTTCCTCTCCGACACCGTGCTGCTCACCGGCCACGGCTTCGAGCCGCCCGCCGCCGCCCCCTCCTGGGGCCGGCTCGGCCGCACGGCCGCCCCGGCCGCGGACGGCCCGCTCATCGCGGTGCTCTACTACCGGGCCCACCACATGAGCGGCAACACCGCCTTCGTGGACACCCTGTGCTCCGCCATCGAGTCGGCGGGCGGGCGGGCGCTGCCGCTCTACGTGGCCTCCCTGCGCGTCCCCGAGCCCGAGCTGCTGGAGCAACTGGCCGCCGCCGACGCGCTGGTGACCACCGTGCTGGCGGCGGGCGGCACCCGGCCGGCCGACGCGTCGGCCGGCGGCGACGACGAGTCCTGGGACGCGGGCGCGCTCGCCGCGCTCGACGTCCCGATCCTCCAGGCGCTGTGCCTGACCGGTTCCCGCGCGTCCTGGGAGGAGAACGACGAGGGCCTCTCCCCGCTGGACGCCGCGACCCAGGTGGCGGTGCCGGAGTTCGACGGCCGGCTGATCACCGTCCCGTTCTCCTTCAAGGAGATCGACGAGGACGGCCTGCCCGCCTACGTCGCCGACGAGGAGCGGGCCGCCCGGGTCGCGGGCATCGCCGTGCGCCACGCCCGCCTGCGCCACGTGCCGAACGCGGAGAAGCGGGTCGCGCTGGTGCTGTCCGCGTACCCGACCAAGCACTCCCGGATCGGCAACGCCGTCGGCCTCGACACCCCCGCCTCCGCGGTGGCCCTGCTGCGGCGGCTGCGGTCCGAGGGCTACGACTTCGGGCCCGAGGCCGGCATCCCGGGCCTGGTGTCCGGCGACGGCGACGAGCTGATCCGCGCCCTGATCGAGGCCGGCGGCCACGACCAGGAGTGGCTCACCGAGGAGCAGCTGGCCCGCAACCCGGTCCGCATCCCGGCCGCCGACTACCGCCGCTGGTACGCGCAGCTCCCGGCCGGGCTGCGCGAGGCGGTGGAGGAGCACTGGGGTCCGGCGCCGGGCGAGATGTTCCTCGACCGGTCCCGCAACCCGGAGGGCGACATCGTCCTCGCGGCGCTGCGCCGCGGGAACCTGCTGGTCCTCATCCAGCCGCCGCGCGGCTTCGGCGAGAACCCGATCGCGATCTACCACGACCCCGATCTGCCGCCCTCGCACCACTACCTGGCGGCCTACCGCTGGATCGCCGCGTCCGCGGACGACGGCGGCTTCGGCGCCGACGCGATGATCCACCTCGGCAAGCACGGCAACCTGGAGTGGCTGCCGGGCAAGAACGCGGGCCTGTCGGCGGCGTGCGCGCCCGACGCCGCCCTGGGCGACCTGCCGCTGGTGTACCCGTTCCTCGTCAACGACCCGGGCGAGGGCACCCAGGCCAAGCGCCGGGTGCACGCGACGCTCGTCGACCACCTGGTCCCGCCGATGGCCCGGGCCGAGTCGTACGGCGACATCGCCCGCCTGGAGCAGCTGCTCGACGAGTACGCGCAGATCTCGTCCATGGACCCGGCGAAGCTGCCCGCGATCCGGGCCCAGATCTGGACGCTGATCCAGGCGGCGAAGCTCGACCACGACCTGGGGATGGCCGACCGGCCGGACGACGACGGCTTCGACGACTTCCTGCTGCACGTCGACGGCTGGCTGTGCGAGGTGAAGGACGCGCAGATCCGCGACGGCCTGCACGTCCTCGGCGGCGCGCCCACCGGCCCGGAGCGGGTCAACCTGGTCCTGTCGATCCTGCGGGCCCGCCAGATCTGGGGCGGCACCACCGCGCTGCCGGGTCTGCGCGAGGCGCTCGGCCTGGACGAGTCGAAGGCGACCCGGACCGCGGCCGACACCGTGGAGCAGCAGGCGCGCGAGCTGGTCGAGGCCATGGAGGCGGCGGGCTGGGACCCGGCCGCCGTGCCGGACTCGCACGGCGACGACGTGGCGGCGGTGCTGCGTTTCGCCGCCCTGGAGGTCGTGCCGCGGCTCGCCCGGACCACCGACGAGATCGACCACGCCGTGCACGCCCTCGACGGCGGCTTCGTCCCGGCGGGCCCGTCCGGCTCCCCGCTGCGCGGGCTGGTCAACGTCCTGCCGACGGGCCGGAACTTCTACTCGGTCGACCCGAAGGCGGTGCCGTCCCGGCTCGCCTGGGAGACCGGACAGGCCCTCGCGGACTCGCTGCTGGAGCGCTACCGCGCCGACAACGGCGAGTGGCCCACCTCGGTCGGCCTGTCGCTGTGGGGCACGAGCGCGATGCGCACGGCGGGGGACGACATCGCCGAGGCGCTGGCGCTGCTGGGCGTCCGCCCGGTGTGGGACGACGCCTCGCGCCGGGTCACCGGCGTGGAGCCGGTGCCGCTCGCCGAACTGGGCCGTCCCCGTATCGACGTGACGCTGCGCATCTCGGGCTTCTTCCGGGACGCGTTCCCGCACACCATCGGCCTCCTCGACGACGCGGTGCGCCTGGTGGCCTCGCTCGACGAAGCGGCCGAGCAGAACCTCGTCCGGGCCCACGCGCAGGCCGACCTCGCCGCCCACGGCGACGAACGCCGCGCCACCACCCGCATCTTCGGCTCGCGGCCGGGCACGTACGGCGCGGGCCTGCTCCAGCTGATCGACTCCCGCGACTGGCGCACCGACGCCGACCTCGCCGAGGTCTACACGGTCTGGGGCGGGTACGCCTACGGCCGCGGCCTGGACGGCCGCGCGGCGCGCGAGGAGATGGAGTCGGCGTACAAGCGGATCGCGGTGGCGGCGAAGAACACGGACACCCGCGAGCACGACATCGCGGACTCCGACGACTACTTCCAGTACCACGGCGGCATGGTGGCCACCGTCCGCGCGCTGCGGGGCACCGCCCCGGAGGCGTACATCGGCGACTCCACCCGCCCGGAGACGGTCCGCACCCGCACCCTGGTCGAGGAGACGTCGCGCGTCTTCCGCGCCCGGGTCGTCAACCCCCGCTGGATCGAGGCCATGCGCCGCCACGGCTACAAGGGCGCCTTCGAGCTCGCGGCCACGGTCGACTACCTCTTCGGCTACGACGCCACCACGGGCGTCATCGCCGACTGGATGTACGACAAGCTGACCGAGACGTACGTCCTCGACCCCGTGAACCGCGCCTTCCTCCAGGAGGCCAACCCCTGGGCCCTCCACGGCATCGCGGAACGCCTCCTGGAGGCCGAGTCCCGCGGCATGTGGGAGAAGCCCGACCCGCAGATCCTCGCCGCCCTGCGCCAGGCCTACCTGGAGACGGAGGGAGACCTGGAGGAGGGCGAGTAG